One part of the Halobacteriovorax vibrionivorans genome encodes these proteins:
- the gspD gene encoding type II secretion system secretin GspD, protein MKKLFLNLSALSLLCLSTPYAEAQFRQFKSKTKVNRDSSDRPSAANLLNTSTATSGSDAFGRTANQPKKTDDAYVNLNPETAFGPEIVTSFDFEDTSLQDLTKHMQKLTGLNLIIDKDLKGKISISAPTPITVGDAWKAYLAALNMNGLTMVKSGAFYKIVQARDIRYIPTKIYTGNYVPETENYLMKIIALKNIDSTEVSRSFRPFMSRYGRIIEIKQTNTIIIQDTGSNINRLMSLIKFIDVPGHEETLQIIPVKNTSASEIAKLLDKILKDDTSKKTARRSNDGGGQSISKLTAEPRTNSIIAMANSSGAKRLKELINKLDVELVASNNEQIHVYYLYHGDAEDMSKTLSELVSSSGSSRTSRTTRRSRFSRAASNDDENELFNAEVRITADKSNNALVVTASPTDWLTLEKVIKKLDQPKDQVFVEGLIMETNISKSRDLGVSIVGAYGTGAADRAGSLQGSSGSTLTQLLSGSWQSIGGLFAGIGIGNEVEVDVGGQTVKIDSVNALISAIASHGDTNVLSTPQLLVQDNTEGVFEVGEKIPVPKETQASNGSTTTSLETQNVTLKLKITPQINKVTRYIKLKIDQNLEDFSSRALPSGVQNVGVGTVVRSAVTTVTVRDRDTIAMSGLMRDKTVDSVSKVPLLGDIPVLGWLFKNTSTQTEKLNMLFFLTPSILDNYQQDVAETVKENLNRRASHLKKYHGENDPFKSTAKGLYNKAKKQQDGPLYDESRNRYYKDQNKKGVQNQEMDLNSSAPVDKPKYEDIVQKVKSKKAASKKDNEVRIKTSNKDVIISK, encoded by the coding sequence ATGAAGAAACTATTTTTAAATCTTTCAGCACTTTCACTACTCTGCCTGTCTACACCATATGCAGAAGCGCAGTTTAGACAGTTTAAGTCAAAGACGAAAGTTAATCGCGATAGCAGCGACAGACCATCTGCAGCAAACTTACTTAACACAAGTACAGCGACTTCAGGGAGTGATGCTTTTGGAAGAACTGCAAATCAACCAAAGAAAACTGATGATGCCTATGTAAACCTAAATCCAGAAACAGCTTTTGGTCCTGAAATTGTTACTAGCTTTGACTTTGAAGATACATCCCTACAAGATCTGACAAAACATATGCAAAAGCTTACTGGTCTCAATCTTATTATCGACAAAGACCTTAAAGGAAAGATTTCAATCTCTGCACCTACTCCAATTACAGTTGGAGATGCATGGAAGGCATACCTAGCAGCTCTTAATATGAATGGTTTAACAATGGTTAAATCAGGTGCATTCTATAAGATTGTTCAAGCAAGAGATATTCGTTATATCCCAACAAAGATCTACACGGGAAACTACGTTCCAGAAACTGAAAATTACTTAATGAAGATTATTGCCCTAAAGAATATTGACTCGACAGAGGTCTCTCGTTCATTTAGACCATTTATGTCTCGTTATGGGCGTATTATTGAAATTAAACAAACAAATACAATTATCATTCAAGATACAGGTTCTAATATTAATCGTCTTATGAGCTTAATTAAGTTCATCGATGTTCCAGGACACGAAGAAACGCTTCAAATTATACCTGTTAAAAATACTTCTGCCTCAGAAATTGCAAAGCTTCTCGATAAAATCCTCAAGGATGACACATCAAAGAAGACCGCACGTCGTAGTAATGATGGCGGAGGACAAAGTATTTCAAAACTTACTGCTGAGCCAAGAACAAATTCTATTATCGCCATGGCCAACTCAAGTGGTGCAAAGAGATTAAAAGAGTTAATTAATAAACTTGATGTTGAGCTAGTCGCTTCAAATAATGAGCAAATCCATGTTTACTACCTCTACCACGGTGATGCCGAGGATATGTCTAAGACACTTTCTGAACTAGTTAGTAGCTCAGGAAGCTCTAGAACATCGAGAACGACGAGACGATCACGCTTCTCGAGAGCAGCAAGTAACGATGATGAAAACGAATTATTCAATGCTGAAGTTAGAATTACAGCAGACAAATCAAATAACGCTCTTGTTGTTACTGCCTCTCCTACTGATTGGCTAACACTTGAAAAAGTAATCAAGAAACTAGACCAACCTAAAGACCAAGTCTTTGTTGAAGGTCTAATTATGGAAACAAATATTTCTAAGTCAAGAGACTTAGGTGTATCAATTGTTGGAGCCTACGGTACAGGTGCTGCTGATAGAGCTGGTTCACTGCAAGGTTCTTCAGGAAGTACACTAACTCAACTACTTTCAGGTTCATGGCAATCAATCGGTGGACTATTTGCAGGTATTGGTATCGGAAACGAAGTTGAAGTTGATGTTGGTGGGCAAACTGTTAAGATCGATTCAGTGAACGCACTGATCTCAGCGATTGCAAGTCACGGTGACACAAATGTTCTCTCGACTCCTCAACTACTCGTTCAAGATAATACAGAAGGTGTATTTGAAGTTGGTGAGAAGATTCCTGTGCCTAAAGAGACACAAGCTTCAAATGGGTCGACAACGACATCACTTGAAACACAAAACGTAACTCTTAAACTTAAGATTACACCACAAATTAATAAGGTTACTCGTTATATCAAACTTAAGATTGATCAGAACCTAGAAGACTTCTCTAGCCGTGCCCTTCCATCAGGTGTTCAAAACGTCGGTGTTGGTACAGTTGTTAGAAGTGCAGTTACAACAGTTACAGTAAGAGATCGTGACACAATTGCCATGAGTGGTTTAATGCGAGACAAGACAGTTGACTCTGTTTCAAAAGTTCCACTACTTGGTGATATCCCTGTCCTAGGCTGGCTATTTAAGAATACAAGTACACAGACTGAAAAACTTAATATGTTATTTTTCTTAACACCAAGTATTTTAGATAACTACCAGCAAGATGTTGCTGAAACTGTTAAAGAGAATTTAAATCGTCGTGCCTCTCACCTGAAGAAATACCATGGTGAAAACGATCCGTTTAAATCAACGGCCAAAGGACTTTACAATAAGGCCAAGAAACAACAAGACGGTCCACTTTATGATGAAAGTCGTAACCGTTACTACAAAGATCAGAATAAGAAAGGTGTTCAAAATCAGGAGATGGACTTAAACAGTAGCGCTCCTGTTGATAAACCAAAGTATGAAGATATCGTTCAGAAGGTAAAGTCTAAAAAAGCTGCTTCAAAAAAAGACAATGAAGTAAGAATTAAAACAAGTAATAAAGACGTTATCATTAGTAAGTAA
- a CDS encoding GspE/PulE family protein, with product MRNQVLETFEQGKEKIGELLIKHTSLTREQLDEALDIQQESGMLIGEILLKKNYIHPHDITKVICHQIDIPYETEIDVDTIDPELITNIPINYAKSQELIPVLETPRFVSIIITDPFNFDAINDLREIFKKDIHVSVAQPLKVNDAINRVYEKANKNMVQSLEDEFDETLDLDGPIDILDAGADEAPVIRFVNSIIFRAVKERATDIHIEPYEKESIYRFRINRVMTEVLRQPLKTHSAVASRIKVMAKLDIAEKRMPQDGRIPIKMAGKDIDIRLSTVPVQNGERIVMRILEKDNNILQLDHLGFHGKVLNDLDALSQRKDGIVYVSGPTGHGKSTTLFAMLSRINTPDRMIITVEDPVEYEVPGISQIQVNHKIELSFAKALRAILRQNPDVIMVGETRDYETAEMAIQASITGHFVLSTIHTNDASSVPNRLIDMGVQPFMIASSLSGALAQRLIRTLCSECKRPKDISKFDLEVLGIKAIPEGHTVYESVGCPSCDNKGYSGMTVVAELLMINDEIRTMIINSAPSGKIKRAAQRAGMKTLRDDAIEKVLRGITSISEMNRAINIETEEETKE from the coding sequence ATGAGAAACCAAGTGCTAGAAACATTTGAACAGGGAAAAGAGAAAATTGGTGAGCTTTTAATTAAGCACACTTCCCTCACTCGTGAACAACTTGACGAGGCCCTGGATATTCAACAAGAATCGGGAATGCTAATTGGAGAAATTCTCTTAAAGAAGAATTACATTCATCCGCATGACATCACAAAAGTAATCTGTCATCAAATTGATATTCCTTATGAAACTGAAATTGATGTTGATACGATTGACCCTGAACTCATTACTAATATTCCGATTAACTATGCTAAAAGTCAGGAGTTAATTCCAGTACTAGAAACACCACGCTTTGTTTCAATTATTATCACCGACCCTTTTAACTTTGATGCCATCAATGATTTAAGAGAAATCTTTAAAAAAGATATTCATGTCTCAGTTGCTCAGCCTTTAAAAGTTAATGATGCAATCAACAGAGTTTACGAGAAAGCTAATAAGAATATGGTTCAATCTCTTGAGGACGAGTTTGATGAAACTCTCGACCTAGATGGGCCAATTGATATCCTTGATGCTGGAGCTGACGAGGCTCCTGTTATACGCTTTGTTAACTCTATTATCTTTAGAGCTGTTAAAGAGCGTGCAACAGATATTCATATTGAACCTTATGAAAAAGAGTCGATTTATCGTTTTCGTATCAACCGAGTTATGACGGAAGTTTTAAGACAACCTCTAAAAACTCACTCTGCTGTTGCCTCACGTATTAAGGTTATGGCAAAACTAGATATTGCAGAAAAGCGTATGCCACAAGATGGCCGAATTCCAATTAAGATGGCCGGAAAAGATATTGATATTCGTCTTTCAACAGTACCAGTTCAAAATGGTGAACGTATTGTTATGAGGATTCTAGAAAAGGATAATAATATCCTTCAACTGGATCACTTAGGCTTCCATGGGAAGGTTCTAAATGATCTCGATGCCCTATCACAAAGAAAAGATGGAATTGTTTACGTATCAGGGCCAACTGGTCACGGTAAGTCAACGACTCTCTTTGCAATGCTAAGTCGTATCAACACTCCTGATCGTATGATCATTACAGTTGAAGACCCGGTGGAATATGAAGTACCAGGTATTTCACAAATTCAGGTAAACCACAAAATTGAATTATCATTTGCGAAAGCACTTCGAGCTATTCTTCGTCAAAACCCTGATGTTATCATGGTTGGGGAAACGAGGGATTATGAAACAGCGGAAATGGCAATTCAAGCATCGATTACAGGTCACTTTGTTCTATCAACAATTCACACCAACGATGCATCCTCTGTTCCAAACCGTCTAATTGACATGGGTGTGCAGCCATTTATGATTGCCTCTTCCCTATCTGGCGCACTAGCACAAAGACTAATCCGTACACTTTGTAGTGAGTGCAAAAGGCCAAAAGATATATCTAAATTTGATCTAGAAGTTTTAGGAATTAAAGCAATACCAGAAGGTCATACTGTTTATGAATCCGTAGGTTGTCCAAGTTGTGATAACAAAGGATACTCTGGAATGACAGTAGTTGCAGAACTTCTTATGATTAACGACGAGATCAGAACGATGATTATTAACTCTGCACCTTCTGGAAAGATTAAACGTGCGGCACAAAGAGCTGGAATGAAGACACTTCGCGATGATGCCATTGAGAAGGTTCTTAGAGGTATCACTTCTATCTCTGAAATGAATCGTGCCATTAATATTGAAACAGAAGAAGAAACAAAAGAGTAA
- the gspF gene encoding type II secretion system inner membrane protein GspF — MAIFDYKGIDRTGSEKKGNITAENELAAKAKIRAQGIMLTSIKEHKSGSKASFEINFGSTISINDLSLMTRQLATLIKARIQIVESFNALIEQCENPKLKVILSEIRQKVNEGSSLAAALADYPKVFDHIYVNMVEAGEQSGTLDIVLLRLAEFTEAQVKLKNKVKGAMMYPIIMLIVGATVMGVILVLVIPKITKIFVSMKKELPLPTQISIWLSSFLQQYWWAVIVGLFGAFWLFKRYINTKKGRSRWDSLTLKLPIFGQLITMVNVSRFASTLSTLLNSGVPILAAMKIVKNLIGNVHMQDAIESARVNISEGSSMAAPLAQSGHFPIMVTHMISLGEKSGELEPMLNIIAENYEDQVESKLSGLTSVLEPIMMVGMGGAVAFIVMSVVVPMMELNSIN; from the coding sequence ATGGCCATTTTTGATTATAAAGGTATTGATCGTACAGGTAGCGAGAAGAAAGGCAATATTACGGCCGAAAATGAATTGGCCGCAAAGGCAAAAATTCGCGCTCAAGGTATTATGCTCACATCAATAAAAGAGCATAAATCGGGATCAAAAGCATCTTTTGAAATCAACTTTGGTAGCACAATCTCAATTAATGATCTCTCATTAATGACAAGACAATTAGCAACGCTTATTAAGGCAAGAATTCAAATTGTTGAATCATTTAATGCTTTAATCGAGCAATGTGAAAACCCAAAACTTAAGGTTATACTTTCAGAAATAAGACAAAAGGTTAACGAGGGTTCTTCCCTTGCTGCCGCCCTTGCTGATTACCCAAAAGTTTTTGACCATATCTATGTCAACATGGTTGAAGCCGGTGAACAATCAGGAACTTTAGACATCGTTCTACTACGTCTTGCTGAATTTACAGAAGCGCAAGTTAAATTAAAAAATAAAGTGAAGGGTGCCATGATGTACCCAATAATTATGCTTATTGTTGGTGCAACCGTTATGGGTGTTATTCTAGTTCTCGTTATTCCAAAGATTACAAAAATCTTTGTCTCAATGAAAAAAGAGCTTCCCCTACCAACACAGATTTCAATTTGGCTCTCAAGCTTTCTTCAACAATACTGGTGGGCCGTTATCGTTGGTCTCTTCGGTGCCTTCTGGTTATTTAAACGCTATATCAATACAAAGAAAGGCCGTTCACGTTGGGACTCATTAACTTTAAAGCTACCAATCTTTGGTCAACTTATAACAATGGTAAACGTTTCACGTTTTGCCTCAACTCTATCAACTCTATTGAATTCGGGTGTTCCAATTCTTGCTGCCATGAAAATTGTCAAAAATCTAATCGGCAATGTCCACATGCAGGATGCAATTGAGAGTGCACGTGTTAATATATCTGAAGGTTCTTCAATGGCAGCGCCTTTGGCTCAATCTGGACACTTTCCTATTATGGTGACACACATGATCAGCCTAGGAGAGAAGTCAGGGGAACTTGAGCCAATGCTTAACATTATTGCGGAAAACTACGAAGATCAGGTAGAATCTAAGCTAAGTGGGTTAACATCTGTTTTAGAACCGATTATGATGGTGGGAATGGGTGGTGCCGTTGCATTTATTGTAATGTCGGTAGTTGTTCCAATGATGGAGCTGAACTCAATCAACTAA
- the gspG gene encoding type II secretion system major pseudopilin GspG — protein sequence MKDYNFKNFFKVQALKNQAGMTLIEILIALTLISLMGTFIAGKVFDSLEEGRVKSANIQMKSLESLLKDFRRKCNFYPTTEQGLEALLSKPSGGRECRNYPPNGFIDADQIPLDPWDMEYVYTSDGKTYNIMSYGNDNEEGGEGFAKDLYLRDRK from the coding sequence TTGAAAGATTACAATTTTAAAAACTTTTTTAAGGTTCAGGCTTTAAAAAACCAAGCAGGTATGACGCTAATTGAAATTCTAATTGCATTAACACTTATCTCATTAATGGGGACATTTATTGCAGGTAAAGTTTTTGATTCATTAGAAGAAGGTCGTGTTAAATCAGCTAACATTCAGATGAAGTCACTTGAATCACTTCTAAAAGACTTTAGAAGAAAGTGTAACTTCTACCCTACTACAGAACAAGGTCTAGAAGCACTTCTATCAAAGCCTTCAGGAGGACGTGAGTGTCGTAACTATCCACCAAATGGATTTATTGATGCAGATCAAATTCCTCTAGATCCATGGGATATGGAATACGTTTATACTTCTGATGGTAAGACGTACAATATTATGTCTTATGGTAATGATAATGAAGAAGGCGGAGAAGGTTTCGCTAAAGATCTATACCTAAGAGATAGAAAGTAA
- a CDS encoding pilus assembly FimT family protein — MHRGHGQSGFTLIEILVSMALASLLLYMVVGTSFSSRRNLDETINNIERIIRFSSDEASLQNKFIRLGFPLEELDQRPTLEIAQSNDFVIDIEGTRNFDDLTEEEQEEMKSSGRFTPLPEFNADDFTPSGAVKIVAVGSTLTQKLHTTGKPFVYFYPTGEKDSVIIILATEEEMVALSTEPYSQVINREYVALEGVNFGNEDYVEKLIEKANELYDEWLSN; from the coding sequence ATGCATAGAGGCCATGGACAATCAGGTTTTACATTAATTGAAATTCTGGTATCCATGGCCTTAGCATCTTTACTGCTCTACATGGTTGTGGGAACCTCTTTTTCAAGTCGCCGCAATCTCGATGAAACAATCAATAATATTGAACGCATTATTCGCTTCTCTAGTGATGAAGCAAGCCTTCAAAATAAGTTTATTCGCCTTGGTTTTCCTTTAGAAGAACTTGATCAAAGACCAACTCTTGAAATTGCCCAAAGTAATGACTTTGTTATCGATATTGAGGGTACAAGAAACTTTGATGATTTAACTGAAGAAGAACAAGAAGAGATGAAGTCATCTGGACGCTTCACACCTCTACCAGAGTTTAACGCCGATGACTTTACGCCTAGTGGTGCAGTTAAAATTGTCGCCGTTGGAAGCACCCTGACACAAAAACTCCATACAACGGGAAAACCTTTCGTCTACTTTTACCCGACAGGTGAAAAAGATTCTGTTATAATTATCTTAGCAACAGAAGAAGAAATGGTTGCTCTTTCAACCGAGCCTTACTCTCAAGTAATTAATAGAGAGTACGTAGCACTTGAAGGTGTCAACTTTGGAAACGAAGACTATGTTGAGAAGTTAATTGAAAAAGCAAACGAATTGTATGACGAATGGTTAAGCAACTAA
- a CDS encoding type IV pilus modification PilV family protein has protein sequence MVKQLKNNSGFTLIEVLIGLAIFAVFITAYITAQGLNITDSIEMRSEITLREYAVKKVNEIVAYPPELKESLTLKAETGKFEENENISYSVEWNKFIVPDYEKITGQETPEDGDDSNNSIQKQIFSVVKDNLEKLIWQVRVTVKDETTEESFSLSTWISNEKYKVQINGL, from the coding sequence ATGGTTAAGCAACTAAAAAACAACTCTGGTTTCACATTAATTGAAGTTCTTATAGGACTTGCTATATTTGCAGTATTCATTACTGCATATATTACAGCACAAGGTCTAAATATTACAGACTCAATAGAGATGCGCTCAGAGATCACTCTGCGTGAATACGCTGTTAAAAAGGTCAATGAAATAGTGGCCTACCCACCAGAGCTTAAAGAAAGCCTAACTTTAAAAGCTGAAACAGGAAAGTTTGAAGAAAACGAAAATATTAGCTACAGCGTAGAATGGAATAAGTTTATTGTTCCCGATTACGAAAAAATTACAGGTCAAGAAACTCCTGAAGATGGAGATGACAGTAACAACTCTATTCAAAAACAAATTTTTTCAGTTGTTAAAGATAATTTAGAAAAACTAATTTGGCAGGTTCGTGTAACAGTAAAAGACGAAACGACTGAAGAGTCATTTTCATTAAGTACTTGGATCTCAAACGAAAAATACAAAGTTCAAATAAATGGTTTATAA
- a CDS encoding PulJ/GspJ family protein, with the protein MVYKRDEKILANKAGFTLIEVLIAIAILSFLMTAIYQIVDSSATTNDRITSEDRERLQLEIGLMRIQRDLELIHSPLYFESQKSEDNKLFAKTYQQSQRSSTSGSQLGSGQPGSQTQGQSQSQTQNTNPPVMTSHLYQNKNFDNLSSSNIPIPILINEEKGSLIFMTSANRRLIKNSKQSNLIWVRYRVVTTETSGVDEEEKNKEAPYSLTRTVISQNLYDTELDWEDAKEYAVINNLRDFYFEFYSPEKEKFVASLKELNKLRNTPRLIKLNLDYVSKNGDEFEIERTVRVLWPTFDTTEDLKEKYEVKK; encoded by the coding sequence ATGGTTTATAAAAGAGATGAAAAGATATTAGCAAATAAAGCTGGCTTCACATTAATCGAAGTCTTAATTGCTATTGCTATTCTTTCATTTCTCATGACGGCCATTTATCAAATTGTCGATAGTAGTGCCACAACAAACGATCGAATAACTTCAGAAGACAGAGAAAGACTTCAATTAGAAATTGGTCTTATGCGAATTCAAAGAGACCTCGAGTTAATCCACTCTCCTCTATATTTTGAATCACAAAAGTCAGAAGATAATAAATTATTTGCTAAGACATATCAGCAAAGCCAGCGCTCAAGTACTTCAGGCTCACAACTTGGAAGTGGACAACCTGGTTCACAAACACAAGGCCAGAGTCAGTCTCAAACTCAGAACACGAATCCTCCAGTGATGACTTCTCACCTCTATCAAAATAAGAACTTTGATAATTTATCATCTAGTAATATTCCGATCCCTATTCTTATCAATGAAGAGAAAGGCTCGCTAATTTTTATGACTTCTGCAAACCGAAGACTTATAAAAAACTCAAAGCAGTCTAATTTGATTTGGGTTCGATATCGCGTTGTAACAACTGAAACATCAGGAGTTGATGAAGAAGAAAAGAATAAAGAAGCTCCTTACTCATTAACTAGAACAGTAATTTCACAAAACCTCTATGATACAGAGCTAGATTGGGAAGATGCAAAAGAGTACGCTGTCATTAATAACTTAAGGGATTTTTACTTTGAGTTTTATAGCCCAGAAAAAGAAAAGTTTGTTGCATCATTAAAAGAATTAAATAAGTTAAGAAATACGCCAAGACTAATAAAACTGAACCTAGACTACGTTTCAAAAAATGGCGATGAATTTGAGATAGAAAGAACAGTAAGAGTCCTATGGCCTACGTTTGATACAACTGAAGATTTAAAAGAGAAATATGAAGTCAAAAAATAG
- a CDS encoding type II secretion system protein GspK produces the protein MKSKNSTFNIILKNNSGIAIIMVTTAVAILTVLLAQFTYETKLNKIRIEHQVDKAQAKLNAEAGLQYALSILKVYREAWNKLEDNTSLQNTISKSDIEAIATQPFMIPIPTTGEMSALQKNAIAEFEDESFIQGTLSVSLKSITGFLNPNTLRVIKPINQNANSFSQSSSSQQGSGQSLKPHEFMEKTFIEMLEKTFREEIENSETFALHYSNLDPRLLVKELKYYVSGENDYDEPEKADIQRTYQNEGIEAKHAAFETTDELYSLAGWDDEIVNLIKDRISIHNVSVINVNEITLNQLKVLFPEMSDVALEEFFKYRDGDEESGITATPFKTEKDFKALLTGRIGAIDASEYDKRIKEFADADIVIGTGGKLFKLESIGTYGNSTYKLTAFIDLPIKPQSPSTNSQGQTGSLNQGSNNGQVNNQGTNQTTQGQQQQNEESKYYLLRPRVVEIRTY, from the coding sequence ATGAAGTCAAAAAATAGCACTTTTAACATTATATTAAAGAACAATTCCGGTATTGCTATTATCATGGTAACAACGGCGGTTGCTATCTTGACTGTTCTCTTGGCACAATTTACTTATGAGACAAAGCTTAACAAAATTCGCATTGAGCACCAAGTTGATAAGGCCCAAGCAAAGCTAAATGCTGAAGCAGGTCTACAATATGCTCTTTCAATTCTAAAAGTGTATCGTGAAGCATGGAATAAATTAGAAGATAATACTTCACTTCAAAATACTATTTCAAAAAGTGATATTGAAGCGATTGCGACACAGCCATTTATGATTCCAATTCCGACAACTGGAGAGATGTCGGCCCTACAAAAGAATGCGATTGCTGAGTTTGAAGATGAATCATTCATTCAGGGGACTCTTTCAGTTAGCTTAAAATCGATTACAGGATTTCTAAACCCTAATACACTAAGAGTTATTAAGCCAATCAATCAAAATGCCAATAGCTTTTCTCAGAGCAGCTCATCACAACAAGGAAGTGGCCAGTCACTAAAGCCACATGAGTTTATGGAAAAAACTTTTATTGAAATGCTTGAGAAAACTTTTAGAGAAGAGATTGAAAATAGTGAAACATTCGCTCTACACTACTCGAATTTAGATCCCAGGTTACTAGTAAAAGAATTGAAATATTACGTATCTGGAGAAAATGATTACGATGAGCCTGAGAAGGCCGATATTCAAAGAACTTATCAAAATGAGGGAATTGAAGCAAAACATGCAGCATTTGAGACAACAGACGAGCTCTACTCTCTAGCTGGCTGGGATGATGAAATCGTAAACTTAATTAAAGACCGTATTAGCATTCACAACGTATCTGTAATTAACGTCAATGAAATCACTCTTAATCAATTAAAAGTTCTCTTTCCAGAAATGTCAGATGTGGCACTTGAAGAGTTTTTTAAATACCGTGACGGAGATGAAGAGTCAGGTATTACGGCAACACCTTTTAAAACAGAAAAGGACTTTAAAGCTCTTCTCACGGGGCGAATTGGTGCCATCGATGCAAGTGAATATGATAAGAGAATTAAAGAGTTTGCAGATGCTGACATTGTTATTGGAACTGGTGGAAAATTATTTAAACTTGAGTCCATCGGCACTTATGGAAACTCTACCTATAAGTTGACTGCTTTTATCGACTTACCAATCAAGCCTCAATCACCTTCAACAAACTCACAAGGACAAACTGGTTCACTCAATCAAGGCTCTAATAATGGCCAAGTAAATAACCAAGGAACAAACCAGACTACTCAAGGTCAGCAGCAACAAAATGAAGAAAGTAAATACTATCTTCTAAGGCCAAGAGTTGTAGAAATCCGTACATACTAA